In Dermacentor variabilis isolate Ectoservices chromosome 7, ASM5094787v1, whole genome shotgun sequence, a genomic segment contains:
- the LOC142587979 gene encoding uncharacterized protein LOC142587979 has translation MAAHRYRHSEVYRLLLLLALLPGPALTLPASTPTRQGGPAPTPEIRSGGPAEFREARGPWSTLYFYARKRKEIARAPALQEVAKVPKEAKKKADASSTDRTSTAQQPRHWTMEEPTPSPVTTTTTTAPPTTRDYSGLYISPPIMVLDGNGERDNTRVVHDVLVVKNRPSRRPSTLRPPGGSSLVQSSIIRRPPPFWAGTAVPSGYGVSHAVLMNNHRPPSASSAFKRPYPGVTSIHIYPLTTAPSTTTSAYPPQGTIASVPLSVYDTVANTTIVHQNIITLSKPTYSSSSSQSQTTTSSTPYMEEEDYGTTTEAMTESTEASSPSSPSRPSTTEPMPDWALQHQHHHRPVVTTSPPSSSLVAPIGSMPGILGPISNLVQKFPTGSLSMFQNIGRVMAVLPTMLAAFLLTALLFV, from the exons ATGGCTGCCCACAGATACCGGCACTCGGAGGTCTACAGACTACTACTCCTATTGGCCCTGCTCCCGGGGCCAGCGCTGACGCTGCCTGCGTCGACACCGACGCGGCAGGGAGGGCCAGCCCCGACCCCCGAGATCCGGAGTGGCGGACCTGCCGAGTTCCGCGAAGCTCGGGGTCCTTGGAGCACGCTCTACTTTTACGCGCGGAAACGGAAGGAGATTGCCCGGGCACCGGCCCTGCAGGAGGTGGCCAAGGTGCCCAAGGAG GCCAAGAAGAAGGCCGACGCCAGCAGCACGGACCGCACCTCGACAGCGCAGCAGCCGAGACACTGGACCATGGAAGAGCCGACGCCGTCACCCGTTACAACTACGACGACAACGGCGCCGCCGACGACGAGGGACTACTCGGGTCTCTACATCTCGCCTCCCATCATGGTCCTGGACGGCAACGGAGAACGGGACAACACTCGCGTAGTCCACGACGTCCTCGTGGTCAAGAACCGCCCATCCCGACGTCCTTCAACGCTGAGACCTCCCGGAGGCTCCAGTCTGGTCCAGTCCTCCATCATCAGGAGACCGCCGCCCTTCTGGGCAGGCACAGCCGTACCGTCGGGCTACGGCGTCTCTCACGCCGTGCTCATGAACAACCACCGCCCCCCATCCGCGTCGTCGGCCTTCAAGAGACCCTACCCGGGTGTAACCTCCATCCACATCTACCCGCTGACCACCGCGCCCTCGACGACCACGTCGGCGTACCCGCCTCAAGGAACCATCGCGTCGGTGCCGCTCTCCGTGTACGACACGGTGGCCAACACGACCATCGTGCACCAGAACATCATCACCCTGTCCAAGCCGACCTACTCTTCTTCGTCTTCGCAGTCTCAAACGACCACGTCTTCTACGCCTTACATGGAAGAAGAAGACTACGGCACCACGACGGAAGCGATGACGGAATCCACCGAGGCTTCCTCGCCGTCTTCGCCGTCGAGACCCTCGACGACCGAGCCGATGCCGGACTGGGCCCTCCAGCACCAGCACCATCACCGACCCGTGGTCACGACATCGCCCCCGTCGTCCAGTCTCGTGGCGCCCATCGGTTCCATGCCCGGAATCCTGGGTCCCATCAGCAACCTGGTGCAGAAGTTTCCTACCGGATCGCTATCCATGTTTCAGAACATCGGACGTGTCATGGCCGTGCTCCCGACGATGCTGGCCGCGTTCCTTCTCACGGCGCTCCTCTTCGTGTGA
- the LOC142587168 gene encoding solute carrier family 22 member 7-like, whose product MPHQHRHRPCAERSEGHSATATGGTGTAPAMERMSSSPVAMFRIDGERLKNLIEQTAPKSVLIFGTGPFQRRVLAGTVLCLLVVALHNTVLTALARPVAHWCRRPDELFNVPLDEWKNASLPRRPDGSASECTRYEPALPPFPPQDPASALVNRTEVPCDAWEYDLSAGGPTIESQWDLVCSRRRPVLVALAASYLLGGVVVMPMAGHYADRVGRRPVLCAAVVVLALSSLATCLVRSLYAFVALRVVTGAASSVAEVTSTLILFEVTPRCGRTAFTTLAFCGLSMLGPFWLSMAARFTYDWRSVQASLALPAALLVLATFWMEESPRWLVVTWRFAEAERVVFWAARVNGLNVDELRPLFGEVVENVKNRRGGFPATPPGPPSFWDLLRCSCVRSRSFIAFGCWFFALQGAVCMRPRGRLRGLGEVELLMAYVMAPLLALHYGLMKAWGRRRTLALSMTLVSLLATALAVVIVLEHWFLFKLIMTVAMLALLCVFATLFVYTAEVFPTVVRGAGYGGATVCGRLGVLVAVAVRYVVRLDPLAKDVFALLLVSLGTFTFGLLALLLPETNVLRVPDTIEEAEQEEPVRVDSLLQILLRRRAGYTSQTKL is encoded by the exons ATGCCACATCAACATCGTCATCGTCCGTGCGCCGAACGTTCCGAAGggcattcggcaacagcgaccGGAGGCACCGGCACGGCCCCGGCCATGGAGCGCATGTCCAGCTCGCCGGTGGCCATGTTCCGCATCGACGGCGAGCGGCTGAAGAACCTGATCGAGCAGACCGCGCCGAAGTCGGTGCTCATCTTCGGCACGGGACCCTTCCAGAGACGCGTGCTCGCCGGCACCGTGCTGTGCCTGCTCGTGGTCGCCCTGCACAACACGGTTCTCACGGCGCTCGCTCGACCCGTGGCCCACTGGTGCCGGCGACCCGACGAGCTCTTCAACGTGCCGCTGGACGAGTGGAAGAACGCCAGCCTGCCCCGACGCCCCGACGGCTCGGCCAGCGAGTGCACGCGCTATGAACCCGCGTTGCCTCCGTTCCCGCCGCAGGACCCGGCGTCGGCGCTGGTCAACAGGACCGAGGTGCCCTGCGACGCGTGGGAGTACGACCTGAGCGCCGGAGGACCGACCATAGAGAGCCAGTGGGACCTGGTGTGCAGCCGGCGCCGGCCCGTCCTGGTGGCGCTGGCCGCGTCGTACCTCCTGGGCGGCGTGGTCGTCATGCCGATGGCGGGCCACTACGCCGACCGAGTCGGCCGCCGCCCCGTGCTGTGCGCGGCCGTGGTTGTGCTGGCGCTGTCCAGCCTCGCCACCTGCCTCGTGCGGTCCCTGTACGCGTTCGTCGCGCTGCGCGTGGTCACGGGCGCCGCCTCCAGCGTCGCCGAGGTCACGTCAACGCTCATCCTGTTCGAG GTGACACCTCGCTGTGGCCGCACGGCGTTCACCACGCTCGCCTTCTGCGGCCTGTCGATGCTGGGGCCCTTCTGGCTGTCCATGGCGGCCCGCTTCACCTACGACTGGCGTTCCGTGCAGGCGAGCCTCGCGCTCCCTGCGGCCCTGCTGGTGCTGGCCACCTTCTGGATGGAGGAGTCGCCGCGATGGCTCGTCGTCACGTGGCGATTCGCCGAGGCCGAGCGCGTGGTCTTCTGGGCGGCGCGCGTGAACGGCCTCAACGTCGACGAGCTGCGACCCCTGTTCGGCGAGGTCGTGGAGAACGTCAAGAACCGACGCGGCGGCTTCCCGGCCACCCCGCCCGGTCCGCCGTCCTTCTGGGACCTGCTCCGGTGCAGCTGCGTCCGTTCGCGCTCGTTCATCGCGTTCGGCTGCTGGTTCTTCGCGCTGCAGGGCGCCGTCTGCATGAGGCCCCGCGGCCGACTGCGCGGGTTGGGCGAGGTCGAGCTGCTGATGGCGTACGTCATGGCGCCGCTCCTGGCTCTGCACTACGGGCTCATGAAG GCGTGGGGCCGTCGGCGGACGCTGGCGCTCAGCATGACCCTCGTCTCGCTTCTGGCCACGGCGCTGGCCGTGGTGATAGTGCTGGAGCACTGGTTCCTCTTCAAGCTCATCATGACGGTCGCCATGCTCGCGCTGCTGTGCGTGTTCGCCACCCTGTTCGTGTACACGGCCGAGGTGTTCCCGACCGTAGTGCGAGGCGCGGGCTACGGGGGCGCCACCGTCTGCGGTCGCCTCGGAGTCCTGGTGGCCGTGGCCGTCCGATACGTCGTCCGCCTCGACCCTCTCGCGAAGGACGTGTTCGCCCTGCTTCTCGTCTCGCTGGGCACGTTCACCTTCGGCCTGCTGGCTCTGCTGCTGCCGGAGACGAACGTCTTAAGGGTTCCGGACACCATCGAAGAGGCCGAGCAGGAGGAACCCGTCCGCGTGGACTCGCTGCTGCAGATACTGCTACGCAGGCGAGCCGGTTACACCTCGCAGACGAAGCTGTGA